The window GCCGGGAATGCGATTCTCGCGCGCCAGATGCACGAACTGGCGTCACTCACCTGCCTCATCATCTTCCTGTACGACTCGCCGGCCGGGCGCGCATGCCCGGACGACGAGCATCGCCGGCTGCTGGAAGCGTTCGCGAAGCGCGACGGGGAGACCGCGGCGGCGCTGATGCTGCATCACCTGGACCACGTCGAGCAGTCGCTCGACATCAGCCTGTCGGCGCAGGAAGACGACGATCTGGAGCGGATCTTCTCCTGAGGCCGCTGGGCGTTCAGCCGGCGAGCGCGGCTTCGAGGTCGAGTTCTTCGGGACGCCCGCGCGAAAGGTCGAGGCAGGCTTCCACGTGCTCGAGGTGCTCGGTCATCAGGCGGATCGCGGTGGCTTCATCGCGATCGGCCAGCGCCTGCGTGATCTCGGAATGCTCCTGGTCGCGGCAGGCGGGCACCGAAGGGGCGTCGTACAGGAAGATGATGAGGCAGGTGAGTGACGCCAGTTCGTGCATCAGGCGCGCGGCCAGCGCGCTGCCGGAGAGTTCCGCGAGCAGGATGTGGTATTCGCCGGAGAGGCGGATGATCGCGCGGCGGTCGCGTGCGGCGCGGGCGGCTTCCTCGGCTTCGACGTGGGCGCGCAGGCGCGCGATGATCGCCGGATCCTTCTTCGCGATGATGCGCCGCACGACGAGGGCTTCGAGGGGGCGGCGCACCTCGAACACCTCGCGCGCCTCCTCCACGGTGGGCTCGGCGACGAAGGCGCCGCGGTTGGGATGCAGCACGACCACGCGTTCGAGCGCGAGCCGCGCGAGCACCTGGCGCACGCGCGCGCGGCTCGCGCCGAAGATCTTCGCCAGCTTGTCCTCGCCGAGCTTGGTGCCCGGCGGCAGCCGGTGTTCCATGATCGACGTGATGATCCGCTCGTAGATTTCCAGGTCCGACGCGCCGCCTTCGCCCTCGTTGACCGGCCGCTCGTCCTGCAAGGGGGCCGGCGACGATGCGCGGACGCCGCGCCGTTTGACCGTCTTCGTCTGCATCCTGTCGTTCTGCACCAGAGGGGGCCCGCAAGATCGGGCCGGAACCTGAATTTTACGATTCGCGCCGACGCAGCCGCAAGAAAGGGGCGCGTGGTGTCGGCATTTGCCGCGTGATCGGCAATCGAGCCGGGACGCCGTTGCCGATCTTCGCAAGGCGGGTCTGTTGTCTCCGGGCGTGAAGATTGTGCATGGGCGGTTCTTGCATGTCGAAAAAAATATCGATAAATTGTCGACAAAACGAATGTTTATATTGGACAGACGTGGCGCCAGCGAGAGCGGCGTTCAAGCCCGTCGGCCAGGACCCATAAAAGGATGGAGACGACAATGCACAGCTTCGACCTGGTGGTGCGCAGCGCCCACGTTGTGACGGCAGCCGACGAGTTCGACTGCGACATCGGGATCCGCGACGGCGTGATCGCCGCGCTGGGGAGGGATCTGCCTGCCGGCCGGCAGGAGATCGACGCCGCCGGCCGCTACGTGATGCCGGGGGGCATCGACGGCCACTGCCACCTCGACCAGCCGATGAGCGACGGTACGAAGATGGCCGACGACTTTCACTCGGGCACGCTGTCGGCCGCGTGCGGCGGCACGACGACGGTGGTGCCCTTCGCGTGCCAGTTCAAGGGGCAGTCGCTGCGCGCGGCGGTGGACGACTACCACGCGCGCGCCGGCGGCAAGGCCGTCATCGATTACGCCTTCCATCTCATCGTGAGCGACCCGACACCGGACGTGCTGCAGCGCGAACTCCCCGAGCTGATCAAGGAAGGCTACACGTCGTTCAAGATCTACATGACCTACGACGACCTCAAGCTCAACGACCGCCAGATCCTCGAGACGCTCGCGGTGGCGCGCCGCGAGGGCGCGCTGGTGATGATCCACGCCGAGAACACCGACTGCATCGCGTGGCTCACGGAGCAGCTGCTCGCCGCCGGCCACACGGCGCCGCGCTTCCACGCGGCCTCGCGGCCGATGCTGGTGGAGCGCGAGGCGACGCACCGCGCGATCGCGCTGTCGGAGCTGGTCGATGTGCCGATCCTCATCGTGCACGTCTCGGGCCGCGAGGCCGTGGAGCAGATCCGCTGGGCGCAGGGCCGCGGCCTGCAAGTGTATGGCGAGACCTGCCCGCAGTACCTGTTCCTGACCAGCGAGCATCTCGAAGGCGAGGATCTGCACGGCGCGAAATGCGTGTGCAGCCCGCCGCCGCGTGACAAGGCGAACCAGAAGGCGGTGTGGGACGGGCTGGAGAACGGCGTGTTCCAGGTCTTCTCGTCGGACCACGCGCCGTTCCGCTTCGACGACCCGCAGGGGAAGAAGGCCGCGGGCGAGGACGCCTCCTTCGACCAGATCCCGAACGGCATCCCCGGGCTGGAGACGCGCATGGCGCTGCTGTTTTCGGAAGGCGTGCTCACCGGCCGCATCGACCCGCAGAGCTTCGTCGCGCTCACTTCGACCAACGTCGCGCGGCTCTACGGCCTGTACCCGCGCAAGGGCAGCATCGCGGTCGGCTGCGACGCGGACATCGTGATCTGGGATACCGATATCGACGTGACGATCCGCAACGAGAGGCTGCACCACAACGTCGACTACACGCCCTACGAGGGCATGCACCTGAAGGCCTGGCCGAGTGTGACGATCTCGCGCGGCGAAGTGGTGTGGGCGAACGGCCAGGCGCAGGCGCAAAAAGGCCGCGGGCGCTTCCTCGAATGCGCGAAGCCGCTGCCGGCACGCCCGAAGAGCGAGCGCAAGCTGGTGCGGGAAGGCTAGGGCACACGGCAGCGGTCCGTATCATGATGGACGGCTAGCCTGCGAAGTCCGCCTCCGGTATCGTGGGGCGGACTTCTTGCTTTGGAACCGGGCGCCCGATGCCGATGCGCAAACTCTACCGGGGCCGCGATCCGCGTCGCGCCCAGAACATTGCCGAACTGCGTGCGATGGCCGCCGCGCGCATCCCCAACTTCTGCTTCGAATATCTCGAAGGCGGCGCCGACGACGAGGTGACGCTGCGGCAGAACCGCGCGAGCCTCGACGCGATCACCTTCCAGCCGCGCACGCTGGTCGACGTCTCCGAACGCGACCTCGGCTGCGAGCTGTTCGGCGAGCGCATCGCGATGCCGGCGATCATCGCGCCGACCGGCTTCAACGGCCTGCTGTCGCACGAGGGCGACCTGATGCTCGCCGAGGTCGCGCGCGAGGCCGGTATCCCGATGTGCCAGAGCATGGTGTCGACGGTGTCGCTGGAGCGTATCGTCGCGACCGGCGTGCGCCACTGGATGCAGATCTATCCGTTCAAGGACCGCGAGAACCTCGCCGGCGTCGTGAAGCGCGCGGAGGAGGCGGGCTCCGAGGCGATCGTCCTGACGACCGACGTGGCGGCCTTCGGCAACCGCGAATGGGACCGGCGCAACTACCGCGCGCCGATGAAGCTCAATCTCGACAACACGTTCGATGTCGCGACGCGCTGGCGCTGGCTCTTCGACGTGTTGATCCCGCACGGCATGCCGCGTTTCCGCAACCTGGGCGACTTTCTGCCGCCGGGGCAGGACAGCGCGCGCAACGCGGCGACCTTCCTGGCGAGCCAGATGGACCCGTCGCTGAACTGGGACGACGTCGCGTGGCTGCGCGACCTCTGGCCGCGAAAGCTGATCGTGAAGGGCATCCTGCGCCCGGATGACGCGGAGCGCGCGAAACTGCTCGGTGTGGACGGACTGGTCATCACCAACCACGGCGGCCGGCAGCTCGACACCTGCGTCGCGCCGATCGACGTGCTGCCGGAGATCCGCGCGGCGGTCGGGGCGGACATGACGCTGATCATCGACAGCGGCCTGCGCCGCGGCAGCGACTTCGTGAAGGCGCGCGCGCTGGGGGCCGACGCGTCGATGTCCGGGCGCGCGACGCTGTACGGCCTCGCGGCAGCCGGCAAGCCCGGCGTCACGCGGGCGCTGGAGATCCTGCGTTCGGAGATCGACCGGACGCTCGCGCTGCTCGGCTGCCCGCTGCTGACGCGGCTCGGGCCCGATTGCATACGCCAGCCGCTGCGCTGAGCGGATCCCCTCGGGGGCGCACGCGGCGCCCCGCAACTTATTGGCGTCGCGCGCGCGCTGAGCGCTTACACTCTCGCCCTTGGCGGATTTTTCCGGCGTCTGCCGTGGCCCTCGTGCCCCCTCCGTGCCGCGGCCGTTGCGCGAATGCGCGCCCCTCTTCGATCCATTTTTCCCGCCGTTTCTGAAAGGTATTCGATGCACCCGCTTCACGATATTGACGCACTCCTGTTGCTCGCCCTGGCGCTCGCTTCGAAGCGGCGCCCGGCCGAGCTTGTCGAGGCCATCGCGGCAGTCGATCTGCTGCAGGGGGCCATCCCGCCGGAGGCGAAGCTGGCCGATTCGTTCCAGCGCCTGTCGGCGAACGGCCTCATCTGCGTGGAGGAGGGGCGTTTCTCGCTGAATGCGGCGTCGCAGGCGATCGTCACCGGCTTGCCGAAGAAGGCGGATACGGCCGAGCGCATTTTCGAGGTCCGGCAGCGGCTCGGCGCGCATGTCGGGCAGGGCGAGCAGGCCGCGGCCGTGCCGACGGTCGAGCAACTGAACGCCGCAATCCTCGCACACCGCGCGTCGGGGCAAGGGGCGGGCAAGAACCTGCTGATGCCCAAGCCCAAGACCGCCGACACCGAAAAGAAGCGCGCGGGACACTGGCGCAAGCCCGCCGGCGCCGCGCGTCGGCGCAAGGGCTGAGGCGCAAGTGAGCATGAGCGAATCGATCCTGCCGCAGGCGGACTCGGCCACCCCCGACGCGCCGGGGGCCACCCCTGCCGCGCGCCCCTTCGGCGAGCTGCCGCTGTCGCCGGCGCTGCTGGCGACGCTGGAGCAGCTCGAATACCGGACGATGACGCCCATCCAGGCGGCCAGCCTGCCCCTGGCGCTCGCCGGGCACGACCTGATCGCGCAGGCCAGGACCGGTAGCGGCAAGACGGCGGCCTTCGCGCTGACGCTGCTCACCAACCTGAACCCGCGCCGCTTTGCGGTGCAGGCGATGGTGCTGTGTCCGACGCGCGAGCTGGCGGACCAGGTGACGCAGGAGATCCGCCGCCTGGCGCGATCGGCCGACAACATCAAGATCCTGTCGCTGTGCGGCGGCACGACGATGCGCCCGCAGCGGGCGAGCCTGGAGCACGGCGCGCACATCGTCGTCGGTACGCCGGGTCGCATCATGGACCACCTCGATCGTGGCAGCCTGAGGCTGGATGCGCTCAACACGCTGGTGCTCGACGAAGCCGACCGCATGCTCGACATGGGCTTCCACGACGACATCGCGTTCGTCGCCAGCCAGTGCCCGGTGCGGCGCCAGACCTTGCTGTTCTCCGCGACCTATCCCGAGGGGATCGAGCGGCTCGCGCAGCAGTTCCTGCGCAACCCGCAGCAGGTGAAGCTGACCGGGCAGCACGAGGGCAGCAAGATCCGCCAGCGCTTCTATGAGATCAAGCACGAGGAGCGTCTGCAGGCCGTCGGTACGCTGCTCAGGCACTACCGCCCGGTCAGCACGCTGGCGTTCTGCAACACCAAGCAGCAGTGCCGGGAACTGGTCGATGTTCTGCACAAGCAGGGCTTCCATGCGTTGACGCTGCACGGTGATCTCGAACAGCGCGAGCGCGACCAGGTGCTGATCCAGTTCGCCAACCGCAGCTGTTCCGTGCTGGTCGCGACCGACGTGGCAGCGCGCGGCCTCGACATCTCGCAACTCGAAGCGGTCATCAACGTCGACGTCACGCCCGATCCGGAAGTCCACATCCATCGCATCGGTCGTACCGGCCGTGCCGACGAGGACGGCTGGGCGCTGACGCTGTGCAGCCCAGCGGACAAGCGCCGCGTGGCCACCATCGCGCAGGTGACGGGCATCGAGCCG is drawn from Azoarcus sp. DN11 and contains these coding sequences:
- a CDS encoding FCD domain-containing protein yields the protein MEPALARKLAASATSAQLARLRQLVVAEERARAARDRPQVVKLSGEFHLEIAEMAGNAILARQMHELASLTCLIIFLYDSPAGRACPDDEHRRLLEAFAKRDGETAAALMLHHLDHVEQSLDISLSAQEDDDLERIFS
- a CDS encoding GntR family transcriptional regulator — encoded protein: MQTKTVKRRGVRASSPAPLQDERPVNEGEGGASDLEIYERIITSIMEHRLPPGTKLGEDKLAKIFGASRARVRQVLARLALERVVVLHPNRGAFVAEPTVEEAREVFEVRRPLEALVVRRIIAKKDPAIIARLRAHVEAEEAARAARDRRAIIRLSGEYHILLAELSGSALAARLMHELASLTCLIIFLYDAPSVPACRDQEHSEITQALADRDEATAIRLMTEHLEHVEACLDLSRGRPEELDLEAALAG
- the dbpA gene encoding ATP-dependent RNA helicase DbpA — encoded protein: MSESILPQADSATPDAPGATPAARPFGELPLSPALLATLEQLEYRTMTPIQAASLPLALAGHDLIAQARTGSGKTAAFALTLLTNLNPRRFAVQAMVLCPTRELADQVTQEIRRLARSADNIKILSLCGGTTMRPQRASLEHGAHIVVGTPGRIMDHLDRGSLRLDALNTLVLDEADRMLDMGFHDDIAFVASQCPVRRQTLLFSATYPEGIERLAQQFLRNPQQVKLTGQHEGSKIRQRFYEIKHEERLQAVGTLLRHYRPVSTLAFCNTKQQCRELVDVLHKQGFHALTLHGDLEQRERDQVLIQFANRSCSVLVATDVAARGLDISQLEAVINVDVTPDPEVHIHRIGRTGRADEDGWALTLCSPADKRRVATIAQVTGIEPEWHGLGSLQGGDESPLLPPMVTLQILGGRKDKIRPGDVLGALTGEAGFTREQVGKITVTDQTTYVAVVREIAGEAVRRLSAGRLKGKPVKVRALAG
- a CDS encoding alpha-hydroxy acid oxidase, whose product is MPMRKLYRGRDPRRAQNIAELRAMAAARIPNFCFEYLEGGADDEVTLRQNRASLDAITFQPRTLVDVSERDLGCELFGERIAMPAIIAPTGFNGLLSHEGDLMLAEVAREAGIPMCQSMVSTVSLERIVATGVRHWMQIYPFKDRENLAGVVKRAEEAGSEAIVLTTDVAAFGNREWDRRNYRAPMKLNLDNTFDVATRWRWLFDVLIPHGMPRFRNLGDFLPPGQDSARNAATFLASQMDPSLNWDDVAWLRDLWPRKLIVKGILRPDDAERAKLLGVDGLVITNHGGRQLDTCVAPIDVLPEIRAAVGADMTLIIDSGLRRGSDFVKARALGADASMSGRATLYGLAAAGKPGVTRALEILRSEIDRTLALLGCPLLTRLGPDCIRQPLR
- the hydA gene encoding dihydropyrimidinase, producing the protein MHSFDLVVRSAHVVTAADEFDCDIGIRDGVIAALGRDLPAGRQEIDAAGRYVMPGGIDGHCHLDQPMSDGTKMADDFHSGTLSAACGGTTTVVPFACQFKGQSLRAAVDDYHARAGGKAVIDYAFHLIVSDPTPDVLQRELPELIKEGYTSFKIYMTYDDLKLNDRQILETLAVARREGALVMIHAENTDCIAWLTEQLLAAGHTAPRFHAASRPMLVEREATHRAIALSELVDVPILIVHVSGREAVEQIRWAQGRGLQVYGETCPQYLFLTSEHLEGEDLHGAKCVCSPPPRDKANQKAVWDGLENGVFQVFSSDHAPFRFDDPQGKKAAGEDASFDQIPNGIPGLETRMALLFSEGVLTGRIDPQSFVALTSTNVARLYGLYPRKGSIAVGCDADIVIWDTDIDVTIRNERLHHNVDYTPYEGMHLKAWPSVTISRGEVVWANGQAQAQKGRGRFLECAKPLPARPKSERKLVREG